Proteins co-encoded in one Phycodurus eques isolate BA_2022a chromosome 21, UOR_Pequ_1.1, whole genome shotgun sequence genomic window:
- the bco1 gene encoding beta,beta-carotene 15,15'-dioxygenase, which produces MDFSKNATECPQPLKAEVKGNIPSWLQGTLLRNGPGIFSVGDTSYDHWFDGMSIMHSFSFMDGEVIHRSRFLKSDTYKANMESNRIVVSEMGTMSYPDPSKNLIVKVITFLNHTVPDFTDNGTSNFIKYGQDYFATSETNYIRKIDPVTLETQDKVDYMKFLPVNLASSHPHYDKEGNAYNMGTCIAEKGKTKYLLFKVPAVSQKDKDKKVPALKNVAVICSVPCRSLLTPSYFHSFGMTDNYFIFIEQPIKMDILKMATAYMRRVNWASCLKFCPEDLTQIHLIDRKTGKVMETKYYTEAMVVYHHVNAFEVDGCVIFDVIAYKDNSLYDMFYLSKLKEKPGSHDNSYSKPSYKRFALPVQPNEGAAIGENLVKVTCTAATALKEKEGKVVCQAEVLYEGIELPRINYDFNSKRHRFVYGNCVEEMALSKKIAKFDTETKQILTWSEDNCWPSEAVFVPRPNGEAEDDGVILSSIINTSPDQSNFILVLNGRTFKEVARGYVNTELHKDMHGFFIPHGN; this is translated from the exons ATGGATTTTTCAAAGAATGCAACCGAGTGTCCGCAGCCCCTTAAGGCAGAAGTGAAAg ggaacaTCCCCTCCTGGTTGCAAGGCACATTACTACGCAATGGCCCTGGGATCTTCTCAGTGGGGGATACCAGCTATGACCACTGGTTTGATGGCATGTCCATCATGCACAGCTTCTCCTTCATGGATG GTGAAGTGATCCACAGAAGCAGGTTCCTGAAAAGTGACACCTACAAAGCCAACATGGAATCCAACCGAATTGTTGTGTCTGAAATGGGAACAATGTCTTACCCCGACCCAAGCAAAAACTTAATTGTCAA ggtGATCACCTTCCTTAACCACACAGTGCCTGACTTCACTGACAACGGCACCAGCAATTTTATCAAATACGGTCAGGATTATTTTGCCACCTCAGAAACCAACTACATTCGTAAAATTGACCCAGTCACCCTGGAAACTCAGGATAAG GTAGACTATATGAAGTTTCTGCCTGTGAACTTGGCTTCATCCCATCCACACTACGACAAGGAGGGTAATGCCTACAACATGGGCACTTGTATCGCTGAAAAGGGCAAGACGAAATACCTACTGTTCAAAGTCCCCGCAGTTTCTCAGAAAG ACAAAGACAAGAAGGTCCCCGCTCTGAAGAACGTGGCGGTGATCTGTTCAGTACCCTGCCGCTCCCTCCTGACGCCCAGCTACTTCCACAGCTTCGGCATGACGGACAACTACTTCATCTTCATCGAGCAGCCCATCAAAATGGACATCCTCAAAATGGCCACCGCCTACATGAGGAGAGTCAACTGGGCCAGCTGCCTGAAGTTCTGCCCAGAAGATTTG ACTCAGATCCACCTGATCGACAGAAAGACAGGCAAGGTGATGGAGACCAAGTACTACACGGAAGCCATGGTCGTCTACCATCACGTGAATGCTTTCGAGGTCGACGGTTGCGTCATATTTGATGTCATCGCCTACAAGGACAACAGCCTTTACGACATGTTTTACCTGAGCAAGCTGAAAGAAAAGCCAGGATCTCACGACAATAGCTACTCCAAACCAAGCTATAAGAGATTTGCACTTCCCGTTCAACCAAACGAG GGCGCGGCCATCGGAGAGAACCTGGTGAAAGTGACGTGCACCGCAGCCACAGCATTGAAAGAGAAAGAAGGCAAAGTAGTATGCCAGGCAGAGGTGCTCTATGAAG GGATTGAACTGCCACGAATCAATTACGATTTTAACAGCAAGAGACATCGCTTTGTGTATGGCAACTGCGTTGAGGAAATGGCACTCtcaaaaaag attGCCAAGTTTGACACAGAAACCAAGCAAATATTGACCTGGAGTGAAGACAACTGCTGGCCATCGGAGGCAGTGTTTGTCCCCAGACCGAATGGCGAGGCAGAGGATGATG gggtGATTTTATCATCTATAATCAACACCAGTCCCGACCAGTCTAACTTCATCTTGGTTCTTAATGGCAGAACATTCAAGGAAGTGGCTCGGGGTTACGTGAACACTGAGCTCCATAAGGACATGCATGGATTTTTTATCCCTCACGGAAATTAG
- the ercc3 gene encoding general transcription and DNA repair factor IIH helicase subunit XPB isoform X1, giving the protein MGKREKGDREKKSKKRFYEEDEDEDDVVGGKSQDAIPAAAGKQVDESTTKMDEYGAKDYRSQMLLKNDHSSRPLWVAPDGHIFLEAFSPVYKYAQDFLVAIAEPVCRPSHIHEYKLTAYSLYAAVSVGLQTSDIVEYLQKLSKTSVPDGIVQFIKLCTVSYGKVKLVLKHNRYFVESTFPDVIQRLLQDEKIRKCRLCAPDGTDGELITEVIHSKSAISKSVEDKGGPSTSQQPADGQTSVQQVPEDIFSYYEQMDKEEEEEEETQAVSFEIQQDMIEALQKRCIELEYPLLAEYDFRNDTVNPDINIDLKPTAVLRPYQEKSLRKMFGNGRARSGVIVLPCGAGKSLVGVTAACTVRKRCLVLGNSSVSVEQWKSQFKMWSTIDDSQICRFTSDAKDKPIGCSVAISTYSMLGHTTKRSWEAERVMEWMKSQEWGLIILDEVHTIPAKMFRSVLTIVQAHCKLGLTATLVREDDKIVDLNFLIGPKLYEANWMELQSNGYIAKVQCAEVWCPMSPEFYREYVAIKTKKRILLYTMNPNKFRACQFLIRFHERRNDKIIVFADNVFALKEYAIRLNKPYIYGPTSQGERMQILQNFKHNPKINTIFISKVGDTSFDLPEANVLIQISSHGGSRRQEAQRLGRVLRAKKGMVAEEYNAFFYSLVSQDTQEMAYSTKRQRFLVDQGYSFKVITQLAGMEEEDLMFSTREDQQQLLQKVLAASDLDAEEETVAGEVGTRPQFSRRTGTMSSMSGADDTVYMEYQGKSKASSLGKGIHPLFKRFRK; this is encoded by the exons ATGGGGAAAAGGGAGAAAGGGGATCGAG AGAAGAAGTCCAAAAAGCGTTTCTATGAGGAGGACGAAGATGAAGACGACGTGGTGGGTGGCAAGTCGCAGGATGCCATACCAGCTGCTGCGGGGAAACAAGTGGATGAATCCACCACCAAGATGGATGAATATGGAGCCAAAGATTATCGCAGTCAGATGCTTCTAAAGAATGACCACTCCTCACGACCCCTCTGGGTG GCTCCAGATGGACACATCTTTCTTGAAGCCTTTTCACCAGTATATAAGTATGCGCAGGATTTCTTGGTGGCCATTGCAGAGCCGgtgtgcaggcccagccacatCCACGAGTACAAACTAACAGCGTATTCACTGTATGCAGCAGTCAGTGTGGGGCTGCAGACTTCTGACATAGTGGAATATCTGCAGAAACTCAGCAAGACCTCTGTGCCGGATGGAATTGTGCAGTTTATTAAG cTGTGCACTGTGAGCTATGGCAAAGTCAAGCTGGTGCTCAAGCATAACAG GTATTTTGTTGAGAGCACATTCCCTGATGTCATTCAACGTCTCCTGCAGGACGAAAAGATCCGAAAATGTCGCCTATGTGCTCCTGATGGCACAGACGGCGAGTTGATTACTGAGGTCATCCACAGCAAGTCAGCG ATCTCCAAGTCTGTTGAGGACAAAGGAGGTCCTTCCACCTCACAGCAGCCCGCTGATGGTCAAACTTCGGTCCAACAGGTCCCTGAGGACATCTTCAGTTACTATGAGCAGATGGataaggaggaagaggaggaggaagagactCAGGCCGTGTCGTTTGAGATTCAACAG GATATGATTGAGGCGCTACAAAAGCGCTGCATTGAGCTGGAATACCCGCTCCTTGCGGAGTACGACTTTCGGAATGATACAGTCAACCCAGATATCAACATCGACCTGAAGCCGACTGCTGTACTACGACCCTATCAGGAAAAAAGTCTGCGTAAGATGTTTGGCAATGGACGCGCTCGCTCCGGAGTCATTGTGCTGCCCTGTG GAGCGGGAAAGTCTCTGGTGGGCGTGACAGCAGCGTGCACAGTCCGCAAACGTTGCCTGGTATTGGGTAACTCCTCTGTGTCAGTGGAACAGTGGAAGTCCCAGTTCAAGATGTGGTCGACTATCGACGACTCTCAAATATGCCGCTTCACCTCCGACGCCAAGGACAAGCCCATCGGTTGCTCAGTGGCCATCAGCACCTACTCCATGCTGGGCCACACCACCAAGCGCTCGTGGGAAGCTGAGAGGGTCATGGAGTGGATGAAAAGCCAAGAGTGGGGTCTGATTATCCTCGATGAAGTGCACACTATTCCTG CCAAAATGTTTCGAAGTGTACTGACCATCGTCCAGGCACACTGCAAACTGGGCCTCACTGCTACTCTAGTTAGGGAGGATGACAAGATTGTGGACCTCAACTTCTTAATTGGGCCAAAGCTTTATGAAGCCAACTGGATGGAGTTGCAGAGCAATGGCTACATAGCCAAAGTCCAGTGCGCAGAG GTGTGGTGCCCGATGTCTCCAGAGTTTTACAGAGAGTACGTGGCCATCAAAACTAAGAAGCGCATCTTGCTTTACACCATGAATCCCAATAAATTCAGGGCTTGCCAATTTCTCATTCGCTTTCATGAGCGGCGCAATGACAAGATCATTGTCTTTGCTGATAATGTCTTTGCCTTGAAAGAGTATGCAATTCGCCTTAACAA GCCCTACATCTATGGGCCAACCTCACAAGGGGAACGTATGCAGATCTTGCAGAACTTCAAACACAACCCGAAGATCAACACAATTTTCATCTCCAAG GTTGGAGACACCTCATTTGACTTGCCAGAAGCCAATGTTCTAATCCAAATCTCCTCTCATGGTGGGTCACGGAGGCAGGAAGCCCAGAGGCTTGGTCGAGTTTTAAGAGCCAAGAAAG GAATGGTCGCAGAGGAGTACAACGCATTCTTTTATTCGCTGGTGTCCCAAGACACCCAGGAGATGGCATACTCCACCAAGAGACAGAGGTTTCTAGTGGACCAGGGCTACAGCTTTAAG GTGATCACACAGTTGGCAGGAATGGAGGAAGAAGATTTGATGTTCTCCACCAGAGAGGATCAGCAACAGCTCCTCCAAAAGGTTCTGGCTGCATCTGATCTGGATGCTGAGGAGGAAACTGTGGCAGGGGAGGTGGGCACCAGGCCACAG TTTTCACGGCGAACAGGGACCATGAGCTCCATGTCTGGTGCTGATGACACAGTCTACATGGAATATCAGGGCAAAAGCAAAGCATCGTCTCTGGGCAAGGGCATCCATCCGCTCTTCAAGCGCTTCAGGAAGTAG
- the ercc3 gene encoding general transcription and DNA repair factor IIH helicase subunit XPB isoform X2, which translates to MDEYGAKDYRSQMLLKNDHSSRPLWVAPDGHIFLEAFSPVYKYAQDFLVAIAEPVCRPSHIHEYKLTAYSLYAAVSVGLQTSDIVEYLQKLSKTSVPDGIVQFIKLCTVSYGKVKLVLKHNRYFVESTFPDVIQRLLQDEKIRKCRLCAPDGTDGELITEVIHSKSAISKSVEDKGGPSTSQQPADGQTSVQQVPEDIFSYYEQMDKEEEEEEETQAVSFEIQQDMIEALQKRCIELEYPLLAEYDFRNDTVNPDINIDLKPTAVLRPYQEKSLRKMFGNGRARSGVIVLPCGAGKSLVGVTAACTVRKRCLVLGNSSVSVEQWKSQFKMWSTIDDSQICRFTSDAKDKPIGCSVAISTYSMLGHTTKRSWEAERVMEWMKSQEWGLIILDEVHTIPAKMFRSVLTIVQAHCKLGLTATLVREDDKIVDLNFLIGPKLYEANWMELQSNGYIAKVQCAEVWCPMSPEFYREYVAIKTKKRILLYTMNPNKFRACQFLIRFHERRNDKIIVFADNVFALKEYAIRLNKPYIYGPTSQGERMQILQNFKHNPKINTIFISKVGDTSFDLPEANVLIQISSHGGSRRQEAQRLGRVLRAKKGMVAEEYNAFFYSLVSQDTQEMAYSTKRQRFLVDQGYSFKVITQLAGMEEEDLMFSTREDQQQLLQKVLAASDLDAEEETVAGEVGTRPQFSRRTGTMSSMSGADDTVYMEYQGKSKASSLGKGIHPLFKRFRK; encoded by the exons ATGGATGAATATGGAGCCAAAGATTATCGCAGTCAGATGCTTCTAAAGAATGACCACTCCTCACGACCCCTCTGGGTG GCTCCAGATGGACACATCTTTCTTGAAGCCTTTTCACCAGTATATAAGTATGCGCAGGATTTCTTGGTGGCCATTGCAGAGCCGgtgtgcaggcccagccacatCCACGAGTACAAACTAACAGCGTATTCACTGTATGCAGCAGTCAGTGTGGGGCTGCAGACTTCTGACATAGTGGAATATCTGCAGAAACTCAGCAAGACCTCTGTGCCGGATGGAATTGTGCAGTTTATTAAG cTGTGCACTGTGAGCTATGGCAAAGTCAAGCTGGTGCTCAAGCATAACAG GTATTTTGTTGAGAGCACATTCCCTGATGTCATTCAACGTCTCCTGCAGGACGAAAAGATCCGAAAATGTCGCCTATGTGCTCCTGATGGCACAGACGGCGAGTTGATTACTGAGGTCATCCACAGCAAGTCAGCG ATCTCCAAGTCTGTTGAGGACAAAGGAGGTCCTTCCACCTCACAGCAGCCCGCTGATGGTCAAACTTCGGTCCAACAGGTCCCTGAGGACATCTTCAGTTACTATGAGCAGATGGataaggaggaagaggaggaggaagagactCAGGCCGTGTCGTTTGAGATTCAACAG GATATGATTGAGGCGCTACAAAAGCGCTGCATTGAGCTGGAATACCCGCTCCTTGCGGAGTACGACTTTCGGAATGATACAGTCAACCCAGATATCAACATCGACCTGAAGCCGACTGCTGTACTACGACCCTATCAGGAAAAAAGTCTGCGTAAGATGTTTGGCAATGGACGCGCTCGCTCCGGAGTCATTGTGCTGCCCTGTG GAGCGGGAAAGTCTCTGGTGGGCGTGACAGCAGCGTGCACAGTCCGCAAACGTTGCCTGGTATTGGGTAACTCCTCTGTGTCAGTGGAACAGTGGAAGTCCCAGTTCAAGATGTGGTCGACTATCGACGACTCTCAAATATGCCGCTTCACCTCCGACGCCAAGGACAAGCCCATCGGTTGCTCAGTGGCCATCAGCACCTACTCCATGCTGGGCCACACCACCAAGCGCTCGTGGGAAGCTGAGAGGGTCATGGAGTGGATGAAAAGCCAAGAGTGGGGTCTGATTATCCTCGATGAAGTGCACACTATTCCTG CCAAAATGTTTCGAAGTGTACTGACCATCGTCCAGGCACACTGCAAACTGGGCCTCACTGCTACTCTAGTTAGGGAGGATGACAAGATTGTGGACCTCAACTTCTTAATTGGGCCAAAGCTTTATGAAGCCAACTGGATGGAGTTGCAGAGCAATGGCTACATAGCCAAAGTCCAGTGCGCAGAG GTGTGGTGCCCGATGTCTCCAGAGTTTTACAGAGAGTACGTGGCCATCAAAACTAAGAAGCGCATCTTGCTTTACACCATGAATCCCAATAAATTCAGGGCTTGCCAATTTCTCATTCGCTTTCATGAGCGGCGCAATGACAAGATCATTGTCTTTGCTGATAATGTCTTTGCCTTGAAAGAGTATGCAATTCGCCTTAACAA GCCCTACATCTATGGGCCAACCTCACAAGGGGAACGTATGCAGATCTTGCAGAACTTCAAACACAACCCGAAGATCAACACAATTTTCATCTCCAAG GTTGGAGACACCTCATTTGACTTGCCAGAAGCCAATGTTCTAATCCAAATCTCCTCTCATGGTGGGTCACGGAGGCAGGAAGCCCAGAGGCTTGGTCGAGTTTTAAGAGCCAAGAAAG GAATGGTCGCAGAGGAGTACAACGCATTCTTTTATTCGCTGGTGTCCCAAGACACCCAGGAGATGGCATACTCCACCAAGAGACAGAGGTTTCTAGTGGACCAGGGCTACAGCTTTAAG GTGATCACACAGTTGGCAGGAATGGAGGAAGAAGATTTGATGTTCTCCACCAGAGAGGATCAGCAACAGCTCCTCCAAAAGGTTCTGGCTGCATCTGATCTGGATGCTGAGGAGGAAACTGTGGCAGGGGAGGTGGGCACCAGGCCACAG TTTTCACGGCGAACAGGGACCATGAGCTCCATGTCTGGTGCTGATGACACAGTCTACATGGAATATCAGGGCAAAAGCAAAGCATCGTCTCTGGGCAAGGGCATCCATCCGCTCTTCAAGCGCTTCAGGAAGTAG